The Clostridia bacterium genome contains the following window.
TTCCGCCAGTTCCATGGCCAGGTTCAATCCCATCTGGCCGCCCAGGGTGGGCAAGCAGCTATCGGGCCTTTCTTTTTTGATGATCTCCTGCAAAGTGGACACATTCAGGGGTTCGATATATACCCGGTGGGCCATGTCCTTATCCGTCATGATAGTGGCGGGATTGCTGTTGGCCAGCACCACCTCTACGCCCTCTTCTTTCAGGGCCCGGCAGGCCTGGGTGCCGGCGTAATCAAACTCCGCCGCCTGGCCGATGATGATGGGCCCGGATCCGATGACCAGCACTTTCTTAATGTCCGGCCGCTTGGGCATAGGCACCACCCTTTCCTACCGTTTCTCTTACCACGGCCAGGAACCGGTCAAAGAGAAATGCCGTATCCGCCGGGCCGGGACAGGCTTCCGGGTGAAACTGGAGGCCGAAAACCGGCCTGTCCTTAATTCTTAGACCTTCCACGGTCCCATCGTTCAGGTTGCGGTATGTGATTTCCAGTTGCGTGCCGTCCAAGGAATCTTCCTTGACGGCATAGCCATGGTTTTGGGAAGTTATGTAGATGCGCCCTGTGGCTAAATCTTTGACGGGATGGTTGCAGCCCCGGTGCCCGTACTTGAGTTTTTCCGTATCCGCTCCTGCCGCCAAAGCCAGCAGCTGGTGCCCTAAGCAAATCCCCAGGAGGGGCTTGTGCAGCAG
Protein-coding sequences here:
- a CDS encoding C26 family cysteine hydrolase domain-containing family (Members of this family of hydrolases with an active site Cys residue belong to MEROPS family C26.), with the protein product LLHKPLLGICLGHQLLALAAGADTEKLKYGHRGCNHPVKDLATGRIYITSQNHGYAVKEDSLDGTQLEITYRNLNDGTVEGLRIKDRPVFGLQFHPEACPGPADTAFLFDRFLAVVRETVGKGGAYAQAAGH